From a region of the Sporosarcina ureilytica genome:
- the coaD gene encoding pantetheine-phosphate adenylyltransferase produces MSKLAVVPGSFDPITNGHLDIITRASKVFDKVNVVIMNNSAKNSLFTVEERVTLIEKATANLPNVQVASSNGLMINYAESVGAVAVVRGLRAVTDFEYEMQITSMNRVLDEDIETFFIMTKNQYSFLSSSIVKEVAKYGGNISELVPKEVELALNEKFEKQH; encoded by the coding sequence ATGTCTAAATTAGCTGTTGTTCCAGGGAGTTTTGATCCGATTACGAATGGTCATTTGGATATTATTACAAGGGCATCTAAAGTTTTTGATAAGGTAAATGTTGTCATTATGAATAACTCTGCTAAAAATTCATTATTCACGGTAGAGGAGAGAGTAACGTTAATTGAAAAAGCGACTGCAAACTTGCCGAATGTCCAAGTGGCCTCGTCCAATGGACTTATGATTAATTATGCAGAAAGTGTTGGTGCGGTAGCAGTCGTGAGAGGTTTGCGGGCTGTCACTGACTTTGAGTATGAAATGCAAATCACATCGATGAACCGAGTACTCGACGAAGATATTGAAACATTTTTTATTATGACAAAAAACCAATATTCATTTCTAAGTTCTAGCATTGTTAAAGAAGTTGCCAAATATGGTGGAAACATTTCGGAGTTAGTTCCTAAAGAAGTAGAACTCGCATTAAATGAAAAATTCGAAAAGCAGCACTAA